In Selenomonas dianae, a genomic segment contains:
- the radC gene encoding RadC family protein, translated as MNLRELPQGERPRERLIERGALALSDAELLAILLRTGRAGENVLELAHGIVARFREMGLSAILAMPAAEFARIPGIGMAKAATVLAALELGRRAQQTAQRRPRIRAAADVYELLRSRCHGQKREHFLVLPLTSKNEVLMVADISVGTLTHTLVHPREVYEPAIRCGAAHIILAHNHPSGDPAPSAEDHRLTRTLKEAGALLGIPVTDHVILGSAAFFSFSEEGML; from the coding sequence ATGAATCTGCGTGAGCTGCCGCAGGGGGAACGCCCACGCGAGCGCCTGATCGAGCGCGGCGCATTGGCACTCAGCGATGCGGAACTGCTTGCGATTCTCCTCCGGACGGGACGCGCGGGGGAGAACGTGCTCGAACTGGCGCACGGCATTGTCGCGCGGTTTCGCGAGATGGGACTCTCCGCGATCCTTGCGATGCCCGCCGCCGAGTTCGCGCGCATCCCCGGCATCGGCATGGCAAAGGCGGCGACCGTACTCGCTGCGCTCGAACTGGGCAGACGCGCACAGCAGACGGCGCAGCGCCGCCCGCGCATCCGCGCGGCGGCGGATGTCTATGAACTGCTGCGCTCGCGCTGCCATGGGCAGAAGCGCGAGCATTTCCTCGTCCTGCCGCTCACCTCGAAGAACGAGGTGCTGATGGTCGCGGATATTTCCGTCGGCACGCTCACGCATACGCTTGTTCATCCGCGCGAGGTGTACGAGCCGGCGATCCGCTGCGGTGCGGCGCACATCATCCTCGCGCACAACCATCCGAGCGGCGACCCTGCGCCGAGCGCGGAGGATCACCGGCTCACGCGCACACTCAAGGAGGCGGGCGCACTGCTCGGCATCCCTGTGACCGATCACGTGATCCTCGGGAGCGCGGCGTTCTTTAGTTTTTCCGAGGAAGGGATGTTGTAG